In Malassezia vespertilionis chromosome 4, complete sequence, the DNA window TTTCAATTGATATCACATACAATATTTTGCTGGGCGCGTCTCGTATaaaagcggcggcgcttcgcgctAGTGTTGCAAAGCGCTGCAATCATGAAGGGACCACTGCAGCATTGGAGAGAAACACCGCGCGCTTACTTGAACTGGAAGCTCGCTTATGCCGTTGCTGTCATTGGATTGATGGGATTGAGTCGTGGCGCCGACGAGGGCCTGGTGGGGAGCATGACATCATCGCAAGCATGGCTTTCTGAATTTCATGTCGAGGACAAAAGCTCCCAGCAATCGAATGTGGTCTCCATGAGCCAGCTCGGAAGCATCGCTGGAGCGCTCCTGGCTTTTTTTGCCGTTGATAAACTTGGTCGCTTGCAGACCGCGCGGCTCTGTTGCGTGGTGTGGATTATTGGCGTTGTTATTTGGATTACCTCTGCGGGAAGTGTGGGGCAAACTTATGCAGGCCGCTTCATTGCAGGGATTGCATTTGGCGCCATACCTGTGACGTGCCCATCATTTTTGGTCGAACTCGCGCCTCCCACCATCCGTGGGCTTACAGTGACTGTATTCTCAGCGTCTGTGTATGTCGGAATTGTCCTATCCTATTTTGCCAATTATGGCTCCCAACAAGGGTTTCCCCCTACGTCGTCAAAGACCTGGCAGGTACCTGTGGGGATGCACCTAGTGTATGCGGGTATCTTGCTGCTGAGCACCATTTACGTGCGCGAATCGCCTCGATACCTTGTCAAACAGGGCAAGCATACCGCGGCACTCGACAATCTGTCCTGGTACAGGAACCTGCCCAAagacgacgcgcgcatacGCGCCGAAATGCACAGTATTTCGTTTGAGTACGAAAAGGAAAAGGCCGCCATCGGCGGAAAGAGCTTTTTGCACCGGCTTAAATCACTTTTCTCTACCTCAGCAAATCTGTACCGGCTGTTTGTCGTTGGGTTTGGTATTCAGATTTTAAGCCAATGGTCGGGCGGTGGAAGTCTTACCATTTACGCGGAAAAGATTTTGCAGTTGGTGGGTGTAAAGAGCAATGCGTCATTGTACACCACAGGCATTTTTGGTATT includes these proteins:
- a CDS encoding uncharacterized protein (COG:P; EggNog:ENOG503NX4D; TransMembrane:12 (i20-36o66-85i97-117o123-144i151-170o190-207i276-296o316-340i349-367o387-410i417-434o454-473i)): MKGPLQHWRETPRAYLNWKLAYAVAVIGLMGLSRGADEGLVGSMTSSQAWLSEFHVEDKSSQQSNVVSMSQLGSIAGALLAFFAVDKLGRLQTARLCCVVWIIGVVIWITSAGSVGQTYAGRFIAGIAFGAIPVTCPSFLVELAPPTIRGLTVTVFSASVYVGIVLSYFANYGSQQGFPPTSSKTWQVPVGMHLVYAGILLLSTIYVRESPRYLVKQGKHTAALDNLSWYRNLPKDDARIRAEMHSISFEYEKEKAAIGGKSFLHRLKSLFSTSANLYRLFVVGFGIQILSQWSGGGSLTIYAEKILQLVGVKSNASLYTTGIFGIVKLFSSLLCAFFLVDFLGRKRSVFLGIGLQTLAALYLTIYLSKVNPSNEQESPSQHRASIAAIVMVFISGVGWALGFNSIQYLIGAEIWQMELRGLATSLIMALHFANQYGSSRAIQPMLDAFDRWGLFAFWTVIGIIALLYILFFIPETAGRSLESMNALFDKSWFQIGLMSTMHQTFPTDQEKMLSEQTQIDGESIASEHKGQKDYAEIRIETRDV